Proteins encoded within one genomic window of Litoribacterium kuwaitense:
- a CDS encoding 2-hydroxycarboxylate transporter family protein, translating into MGAGLFAAVAFFVVGQILSGFIPLHAYALMIISVAVAKIFGFLPQIVEDSASQWYQFVVKNWTFPLLVGVGVTYTDFSAVLNALTLQYILIVAAVIVGAIIGAGAIGRLVGFYPIEASITAGLCMANMGGTGDVAVLSAAKRMELMPLAQISSRLGGALILLIAGLIVPLLL; encoded by the coding sequence ATGGGAGCGGGATTATTTGCGGCAGTAGCCTTTTTCGTTGTTGGCCAAATCTTGAGTGGCTTTATCCCTCTGCATGCATATGCGTTAATGATCATCTCCGTAGCGGTTGCCAAAATATTTGGATTCCTCCCGCAAATCGTAGAAGACTCCGCAAGCCAATGGTATCAATTTGTCGTTAAGAATTGGACGTTTCCTTTGCTAGTAGGAGTCGGAGTCACATACACCGATTTTAGTGCAGTCTTAAATGCTTTAACACTGCAATATATCCTGATTGTAGCTGCGGTTATTGTTGGTGCCATTATTGGAGCAGGAGCCATTGGGAGATTAGTAGGATTTTATCCTATTGAAGCTTCGATCACAGCAGGGTTGTGTATGGCTAATATGGGAGGCACTGGTGATGTCGCGGTATTATCTGCGGCCAAAAGAATGGAGCTTATGCCTCTGGCGCAGATTTCATCACGCTTAGGTGGTGCGTTAATTCTATTAATTGCAGGATTAATTGTCCCTTTACTTTTGTAG